Within Chaetodon auriga isolate fChaAug3 chromosome 7, fChaAug3.hap1, whole genome shotgun sequence, the genomic segment TGGGAGACAACGACGCCTTGGAGGAGCTGGGTGAGTGAGGACGGGTCACATGTAGGGCTGGGAGATACTGCCTGAAATCAATATGATAATCAATATGACAGGTCATTCATTCTAAACTTCATTTTGTCAGGACATTCCACTGAGATCAAGATCTGTTTTTGCACAAGAAACCTTGGCAATTCTAGAAGAAAGTATATCATTGTCAGTTGCACAGTGCTTTTCCTGTCCTCAAGggagaaacatttttattataatTTGATCTGAATAACACCTAAAGCTACCATTATCTTGCTTTGAGTACTGTGGTGCTTCTGCAAAGGACTGCTGTATCTGAAACATGCTTTGAAGTCTCAAGTAACTCAAGTGTGTGATTTTTATGTCCGTGTTTTCtctcaaagcagccacagctgaaatGGCATCATTGTTACTCTGGGTTAGATTTGgtaaatttacattttgtcatacCTATCCTCTCTTAATGGCACTAATTACTGCTATCCTCTCTTTGTTTAGATGAGTATGCTTGTCTCTGGAATGGGTGTGAATTTCTATCCATGGGTAgccctgcagagctggaggtCCATGCTTACTTCCACAACTACCACGGGAAGCTCAAGTTCATCGGGTCACAGCTGCTCAAGTCCCGTCCTGATCTGCCCAGCTGCAACCAGGGCTTGCACAGCAACAACCTGGTACCTGAAGGATCAGACGGATACGTTTGCCAATGGGAGCACTGTGATGTAGGTATTTTCAGTTCAAGCCACTCATTAGTCATCAAATGATAGCGCCATTATTATAGAACTGATATTTTTGTCTTCATCCAGAGTACATTTAACAACCCTGAGTGGTTCTACCGACATGTGGACAATCATGTTGAAAGTGCTGAGCCACAGTCTCtcccacagcaacagcaggcgCTCTTCTGCCACTGGACAGGTACGACtgagcaaagaagaagaaagaagtcCTTGTGTGGCCAAACTTCACCTGCTCTAGCATAATACTATGTATATTTCGTGTCTCTATCACAGGCTGCGATGCGTTCTTCAAGATCAGGTACCGATTGAGGGAACACATGCGGAGCCACACTCAGGAGAGACTTGTCGCCTGTCCTACCTGTGGCAGCATGTTCTCCAGCAACACAAAGTTGTTTGACCACCTGCACAGGCAGGCCGAGCCAGTAGGTGAGAAGGATGCTGTGGTTTGCATCATTTCTGCGCTGAATGTGTTGCATAAACACTGACTTCTGTATGCTCACACGTCTCATTTGAACAGAGTCGCTGGTGTGTGAGCACTGTGGCAAAGCTTTTTCCAGCGAGAGGCTTTTGAGGGATCACGTCCGTCAGCATGGTAATCACTTTCTACCACCCTAATCTCAAGTTGTTGCTTGATTGCACTGTACATGCTTACATTTTGGTTAGATCTAATTAAGAACAGTTCTgattactgttttttgtttaatgatgaGCTCTTTTCCAATCACTTACTATACTTTACCCAGATGTAACTGTaatgttttttcacattaaaatacttggaaatggtgacattttctttatacatttttttctgtctgaccaGATTGGTATTATGTCGGTTTGACAATGTTGACCTAATAATTTCTAATTTTTTGCTTGAAGAAAAGGTTTAGGCTGTAATGTAGTCCAGTCCATTTTGAGGCTCATTAAAATCACGTTATCATAGAGAGAGTAATATCCAAACTGATCTCCAAGATAAAATTGGGAGAggtcatcatcatcctcctcttcctcctctttaacTGTGGCGCTGGTCTTCTGCTGGACGGTAGTGCCGTTTGTGTAGCGAACTGAAGGAGTGGGAGCAAAATTACTTGtgcaacaaaggaaaaaaaattgaaCTGCGGTTAAAATTGCGGTATTAAATTTagttatttcttgttttcttttattttcttcccaGTGAATCAGGTGAAGTGTCCCTTCTGTGACATGACCTGCACCACTTTGGCAGCTCTGAAGATCCACATCAGGTTCCGCCACTGTGATGAGCGGCCCTTCCCATGTGACTTCTGTGACAAGAGGTAGATCTTTGATAGCTGATAAGATCTCTGAGTGACAACAACTGGATCAGGGAATCAGGGAATGCTTAGATTCTGTACAACAACTCGAAATTGTCTTGTCGTAAATTTGGGATTAGTGATATCAAGTTTCAGCAATTTCaattaaatatctttaaacTGATTTATCGTAAAGGTCATCGTTCATTACCTCTTTGTAGCATTTACAAAGTCTTTCACAGAAGGAAAAAATGGAAGAGATGGACAACACGTTGTAACCTGTAACACTAACGTTCATCAACATGCTGTTTGCTCCAGACTGTTATTTGGATTTTATTCTGATccttttatgcacattttcattcaacAGGCCCTCTAACATTTACtgcaacagacaaacagctgtaaaacaaaatgtatctttgtatctttttgttgttgtttttacagattTAAGAACCAGCGTGATCTACAGAAGCACACAGAGGTTCACAATGAGGGCACCGTGTATCACTGCACTGTGGAGGGTTGTGATTATTCCTGTCACACATTCCAAACCATGAGCCACCACTTCAAGAGAGTGCACGAGGTTCGTTAGCATCAAGTGCCGGCCGGCAGAAAGCACGCCACCTATTTAGATCATCCTTACACGCTGGTTATAATGATGCTTTGTTGTTCACGTCATTACTTGATATTTACCAACAGGTCGGGGGGATGTCTAAATATAAATGCCATATCTGTGATAAGGTCTTCTCCTGGTGCTACACTCTCACGCTTCACCTTCGCAAGAAGCATGAGCTGAAATGGCCCTCTGGACATTCCCGCTTTAGGTGCGTCACATCTGCTGATCACCACTGAAACGACCGCTTCTTAGAGCCACTCAGCTTATCAGCCCTCAGGGGTGCATCAAATATCATTCAAGGTACTTCAATATAAGTAAGGAcagaaatgaatatttgatgtgtGGTTACTTTCTTCGCAGATACAGGAAGGATGTAGATGGTTTCCTCAAAGTAAACATGGTGCGCTTTGAGACTGTGGAAGTGACCAAGGAGATCATGAAGAACATGGCCAAGAAGCCGCAGAGCCTCCGGAAAAGTCAGAGAACCAGCAGCCGGAACAAGACCGCCGCGGTCCCACCGGAGAGTGGCCGAAGCTCCCCCGCAGGatcctcctcgccctcctccagctcctcctcgtCGTACTCCTCAGAGCTCTCTGGAGGTGAAGACGTTTCGTCGCAGCCCAGCCCCAGAGGCAGCGACTCTCCCGTCTACTGTGTCATGAGCACCATCCCTCACATTGAGGAGGAGCCTGGAGGATTAGCCCAGGAGGACTGTGATGGTAGTGGGACATCAGGAGCAGTTCAAGCGCTGACAGAGGTAGCACGGGGGCTGGGCATGGACGTGGTGTGAGTCCTCCAGGCTGCACTGCACCATGCATCCACCGCAGGCTCTGGTTTCTGCAACATGCATATGGAGCTGTGTGACGGAGACGTGACTGCCTGTTTTCTTTCCAGCCAAAGCTCTGtcatggtttcagtgtttttatagtGGTGCTACATTGAGAAGctcatctctctgctggagACCACACTCTCATTACAGCAGCTCTAATACTTCGGCTTAGCTTTGTGACGTGTCTCGTTAATGACATCGCCTTTTGAGCATAATTTCAAGTTTCTGACGAAGCTCATGTGAGGAAGATAAAAGCACTACAAAACCAGTTCCACGTCATTTCCTCCGCTCCATTTTCTGTGACATTCCCACCATGATGCCCATGCAAGGATTTAAGAGGACGTTATTTTTATGGTAGCCTTGGAGTGTcacttaattttattgttacaaattttaaatacatttttgataCAAAAGTAaacttttcttgtttgttttttagtcaCGCTCATAGCGACTGTAGGGGAGGCCGTGCTGATTGGTGCAAAgatggaaagtaactgagtcagtttactcaagtactgtgtttaagtacaattttgaggtgtttttttccatttcatgcaactttatacttctactccactccAGTTCAGAGGGAAATAGACTTTTTACTTGACTACATGTGTTTGAAACCTTGAGCTGCTacactttgcagattcagattattgaTAGAAAATATCAACAAATGAATTATGATGTATATTTATGGATAAAAATAAGACTTAATTGATCCTTGGTGGAATCACAAGCTACCTGGTAGCATATATTGTAGAAATAAGCTGAacttttaccagctgcaacattaaagagATGTTACATACGTTGGTTTGTGACCTGCAAAACTTACGTTActctgtgtttagtgctaattggcAAATGCTAGCTTGCTAAAGTGCTGAATGAAGATGGCAAATATGGTGAACCcaccaaacatcagcatgttagcatgctgacattagcatttagctcaaagtcaATGCTCGAAGCCACCAGCATGGCTGTCGAGTTTTAACTCAGCTGCATTCGATTTTAGCTTTGCAGcttcacaaacatttttaaacatttttttcctcctaaCAAGCATTTATCACATCTCACCATTAAAAAAGAGCAAGCACACGAATCTTAGTGTATTTAATCAAACAACCAATTTAATGAGGGAGTCATTACAGCACAAGTGTGACTGCACAGGTGCCAAAATCCATTAAGGAAGTCAGCACTAGTGTTCTAGTTAAAGCTGTTCTAGTGCAAAGAGTGTCTTTCATACTTGAGACCTTAATCAAAAGCTTCCCACGTTCACCGGCTTTCAAGTAGGGCAGAGTGAAGCTCCACTGAATTTCTGCACAGACCAGAGCGACCAGTGAACTTCAGACATAATGTAAATGAGTTGTTATGGGAAAAgctgctctccttttctgtcGCACAGACCCTGGAGCCCCAGGTAGGGCGTTGCCATAAAGCCAGGATAAAGAAGTTGATGCCTGCAGCATTGGAGATGACAGTTTTCATGACGTGAGTGTAGAAACTCCCTCCCTCTGAGGTAAACCGTCTCCTGCTGCCTCAAAGCAAGAGGGAGGTAAAGAGGTGGTGCAAAGAAGCCATGAAAGgcctctttctgcctctgtgctACGAGAGGTACCCTGATGGCTTTGCAGGTGTTCACTGAATAGTCTTTTAGAGCAGTTCGTCTCCTGTGGAGATCCAGTGTCTTGTGAACGTCCCTCATTTGCTCCCATGAAGCAGCTTGGTAGGGATACATTTCAACTCCTGTATAAGAGACAAGTCCCGCAGGAGCTCTGCTGACATtacatctgctgctgtcaggatACGAGGCAGACAGATCACTGATGTGTTGCACTGGTGCGGTGTGTAAGTGAGGATGTGTATGAGATGGATCAAACTGGTTGTCTTCAATTCCCTGCTTCATCCGCTTCACCTCCATGAAGCCGTCGCACTCGAGCGGCCTCTTCCTGTCGAGTGAGCCGCTGCGTCTGCTGCCAGGCTCAGGAGTCACAGCCGGATCCCAAGATTTGTCTCTCAGAGGTGAGTCCTTTGCTCTGTCGGCCTGCTGGCccctgtgtttctcctcagcGAGCCTCTCTTTCCAGTGCAGGTTTGAGGGCTGTTCCAGTTTCTCCCAGTCCAGCTTCTCCCTCTCACGGCTGTGGCAAGGTGAGGATGTGTGAAGGTCAGAGGGATAACTTCTGTTGAATTCTTgtacattttcagctgttttcccTGAGTGttcacatgaagaagaagatcagCTTTGATAATATGACACAGACCAAGCTGTTGCTGTTTCTGACACTGCTGTCGGTGAACTCACCCAGATTTGAGGTCTGGTCTGactctgtgtgctgcactgaGTCAGGCGGACTGGTGGAAGGATGCGCAGGCTTCTTCTGCATTTTCTGTGAAATTATGCATCAAATACAGTTTGTAAAGCACAAATGACTTTTGAAATCAGATACAGAGATATAAAACTCACAGTGAAAAATCCGTTCTAGCTAAAAcatgcagtttatttttttagatttatgaGCTCCAAAAATGTCTAATGATATTTTTCCTGTAGGTGTAGCGCCTTAAAACTGAGTTTGTAAATGTCCGTCAACTGAAAAACTTTGTACAGATGTGTCTGACTGGAAACCTTTTGTAGCTATAAACTCATGAAAAATACAATCataattaaaatacatttgtcACATTATGgcttcatttaaataaataactatgAATCCAAATGAAtttaatttcacacaaaaaagGCTAAAATGCACAAGTTTCTGTGACTAAGATTTTGATGCATTTAGTTATTACCTTGAGTTGTTCCTGATAATAAATCTTCCATGCAATACAGACGTGCAGTGCCCCCCATCTTCCTCGTTtcttgaaaataaacaaaaaaacagaggaaagagtaGTTTCAGTTCCAGCTTTTCAGTCGCAGCACTGACATGTTAGTTCTGCTTGCTGCATGTTGGACTCACTGTTGACCTGAAGGACTTCTGTGCGTCTCTGTGAAAGACAGTGACTGGAACAAAAGAGGGCCTGGTTGTTCCTCTGGGAAGGTGCatgttgagctgcagcaggaggtaAAAGACAGTGACTTTAAATGTGCAGGAATGAGGTTAAGATAGTTCTGAATAAAATCACCACCAAGCAAATGTTAACAGTGCATCATAATGACACGTCAGCTGACCTTACTGTCCAGAGGTCCCATTGGAGCAGGTAGGATGGTCGAGGGTTGGTGCAGGATGGGAGTGAGGGCATGCCGGTGGGTGTGCTGATGCATGTGAAGATGTTGATGAACCAGGCAGGGAACatatgaaatgtgctgctgagatATGAGAGAGTGCTTTTAGTTACTGAGCAGGTTGGATGGTACAGTCTAGAGCAGGGGTGTTCAAGGTCTGACACTGTGGACTCCGGAGGTATATGATAACACCACAGAGACACTTTTTGTACACCTGTAtattagcagctcctgtttgcagtgtgccCATTGGTGTGAAGGCAACTGTCACTGGAtcagtttaatactgagaaaaatgtaaaaatgtggtGATTTTCAGGCAAGTTCTGGAGTCAAAAGGagcgtttttttgttttgttttgtccttttttatgATTTCTAAGTGGATTTATGGACTATGGACTATAAAGTTTGTGCCAAATCCTTGAACCTCAACCTTTGCTCTAgaggaaagacaacaaatgtgCTGCTTCAGACTGTATGTTGTAGGACATGTTTAGCTGGGAGCGTAGTTGGTCCAACCAGcctgtgtggtgtgttttggAGCTTGAGGAACTGGATTGAATGAGTTTGCTCCTGGCATGAATGAGGCAGGTTGGAGGCCCACTGGAATCCAGACACACTGGTCTGAAATAATGTGTGGAGCAGTTCAGGATCACCCTCACAAccaagacacaaacagcagaatcaGCCAACATTCGCAGTAAAATAGATAGTAAAACACATACTTCTTTTCAGGCAATTTGCCTTGCAGATCACATGTAAGTGACAGTATCTTGTTTGATTGCATTACAGGCAGTAATCCAATTGATGCATTCAGTGTGCCAATCCATTTAATTAATTTGGGATCCATCCGTTCCAAGGACACATGATTAGTAATGCTGTTAGTGAATGGGCAGCACTCTGATAGGCAGTGCATCAGTTTAGACTCGACGAGGCTACCGCTGTGACTTACTGTGCTGTGAATTAATGTTTGAAACACAGATAGGAAACAGGAACCTGacatacataaaaacagctttgtctgcaagaaatgaaaatatttattgATGCTTCTGACGTGCACAAATCCAAAAAAATGAGCTATTATTAGTCGGCACCTACTTAGATTATTGTTCCATTTTCCAGTAAAATTCTCCACATTCAGCGTCTcagctgtgaggatttgttTCATATCACTGTAAATTCTCAAAGATGATGTTCATCAGAaggctctgtgtctgtgtttttgatcACTGACAGTAAATAATATTCATAAACCTTCCGTAATTGCGtttgaatgaaagaaaagtggATTCCTCTCTGTGGCGCACCCAGTGTTTCCACGAAGGATCTCTTTCCCGTCTCTGAGAAGCGCCTCCACCCTGCTGCTTGTGTCAGCGCCCCTTTAACCTCTCTAGGCCACGGCAATCCGATAGACTGATCCCTCCTTTCTCATAAAGACAAGATTAGCTGGAGGCTCCACATCCCATGTTCTCTAAATTTCGTCCGTGTCAGCGTCTCATAGAAATCTCTTAATCTCGTGAAGGAGCTGGTTGTTAGGAGCACAAACGGTGAATGAGGCATCACTCGCTGTGTCACCTGAGGACACGAGCAGCGAATCGGAATACTTCCTGAGATGcactgatgacttttttttattctcagcGCCCCTCAGGTGTCAGATGTTAACAGATTTGAGCTCATATTTAACACCTGCAAttagtaacacacacaaaaatgaccAAACGATGAATTTTGTGCCTCAGCGATTAGAAACTTAAGCAACAATTCTGATAaaagtttgtcatttttaagcAGAACTTGTAAAAATTCACTGGTTCCAGGCTctcaaatgcaaacattttctgattttcttcaTCATTGACAGATTGATTTTTCTCTATATTCTTACGTGTTATAGACCATCAACTTGGTAGGTGATTTAGTAGATGAAGGAttcattgataatgaaaataattgatATTTGCAAGCCTAAAACAGTTGCAGCACTAATGTAAATAGTCCTGAAATGATGAACTCCTGCATGTTGAACATAATATCAGGGAAGAAAAAGGATTTATCAGGTGTCCGACTCGCTCAAAAGACAACACAAATCttaattttgctgtttgttcatttgaattGACACTTTTTACAAACATGCAGTTGGCATCCATCTCACCATCTGTATTTCACTATTCTTCTAAAATCAAATGCATACATGCTGTAAACGTTTCTCACCTGTGCGATGAAGCGAAGTCGGCGTAAAATCTCGACTTCCTGATGTTTGAGGGTTGTTATCCAGTGAAAacgtccagctcctccagcctcttTTCATCAAAAACCTCTAATACGTCCTTTCCTTCAGTTAAATATCATCCACATTGACTGAACGGATCCACTGAGCTCACAGGCGAATGAATCCCCTCCACGGACCCCGAACAGTGACTTCAGGGTCCACCTGTTGCTGTGAGCCACTGTCAGCTGTCTGCTGGCTCGGGCCAATTAGTCAGTGTTACTTACCAACACCAGGAAAGACCATTAACTACTCCTAATGGCTTAAACTAATCCCATCAGACCCCTAAACCCTTCTGATTCAGTTTAGAGAAAGACAGCTTATGTAGCAGCAGGAGGGGTTTTCAAATAGAGATGCAAGACAATAAGACCGCCAAGTCCATTTCTAATGTGATATAATGCAGTGTGGATGGAACCAAACCCCTCACACCTGCACTCACTCATCTGATGGAGGTGTTTTAATATGAATATTTGACTTGTGAATTGGAAACCTTTTGCACTTCAAGGTcatttattttagctttttttttttttttttttttttgaatttatgatacattttaatatgttttatcTAACTATGGTTTTATTAGTGGTGTGCTGTGTTGAAGGCTCTGTGAGCTCACTAAGACAAGTTTCTCATGTTTCCTGTGAAGTTAAAAACTTCACAAGAAACTTCACGAGAAATTTGTGGTAATTATCATTTAAGattatttatttggcacagACTCATTTGTTGGACACAAGAAAAATTTCATCAGTCAATCACAATTTAAAGACACGTAACAATTATTTGAAgtgcttatttattttatttctattgtATATGTGATTTGTTTTCAGAAGAATTCCTTTATATGATATCAAGACAATGTTTTGTGCACAGCCTCTACAGATATTTATGACGTACTTTTATAATTTTTAGTAAGTTTCACTATTTTGGAATAACAAGACAATGACGATACATACTAATATCATGCTATACTACACTGTTTTTGCAACATGCAGAGACATGCAGAAATAGTGTCTctatcaaaaacacactcaaaaatagagcattttttaaaaatacaatacaatcaATACAATCAAACCCTGCCCAGTAACGAGTTTAACAAGTATGACAATAAATCAGTTGAATGGAGTTTTAAGAAACTCTGAAAGCTTATTCTGTGCAAACACCTTTATTATAAACTACATCTGTGACCTGAACGCCTCATGATCTCTTTGCTTTGTAAGAACAAAGAACAGGTTGATAAAATTTGACCTGAGCCAGTCAGCAGTTCACCATCTTGATCATTAATTAATACAAGAAATGATCCATCTGAAGACACAGCAGATCGACTTTATTTAGTTTTCATGCTCCTGCTTCACTTCATGCAGAATGATGCAACTCATGTTTCTGAGTACaatcaacacaaactgattTGAGATTTTTACCCTTTAAGTAAAAATAAGGCACTGAATGCACTCACATCTCACTTTTCTACTTCACATTTAAGGGTGTTCAAAGGTTCTGCAGTCAGTGGGTTGTGCTCTCTGGTTTGTACTCGGCAGGATGCCAATGATGACTAACCAAACATGCAAAGAatattatttatgtttgtgcAAAGTAAGCTCTTCATCCAGCCGTCTTGGACTGGACAGCTGTCTAATTACGTTGTCATAATTCTCCATTTGCAGATGCAGCTCTGTCTGAAAACCAGAGGGTCGGCCTTTGAGCCTCGAAGCAGCCTGTGAGGCCGTGAAGCTCGACACTGAGGCACAGATGGCACGACACACAACTAGTGTAAGTAAATCCGTTTGCCGGCTCCAGACACGTCCACTCCCGATTTATCTTCAGTGTTTGGGTTTCCTGATGAAACATTTCTAAATATTGAAACAGGTTCTTTGAATTCTTCAATCTGGCTTGAGCTCATTGTCCCAAAAGGCCCCAGACAAATTAGGCTACCCTTCAATTGGATCCCATTAAGCAGAACATAAGAAGGTGATTGGATGAGGCTTTGGGATGACATGTTCTCCTTGATAAGCTAATTCCATTCTCACTAACCATCCGAATCCCGTTAGTATGGGCACGGTTCACGCTGCTGGTCCGTCGAGGAACCGCGCTCACCCGGATGTGAACCATTACCTTTTGTCACCCACCATGCAGTCATTTGCCAGGACTTATCAGACAACGTAAAGCAGCTTCTTCAACAATGGAGGTTCCTGTAGGCTCATGCACAGTTATTAAAATGCCGTTCTAGTGTCTAATTCAATAATTACAAATGACTGTAATCCCATTAATACCTCTCAGTTGATAAATTACAGGAAACTGCAGATGTATTTGAGGTAATTCAGAAACGGTGTCACACAGTTTGTCCACCTGAGAGGAATGACAGCTctcattttcagctgtaaaatggGGATGTATTGATATCATGTGGGCATCGTTAGCAGAATTCACATGAAGTATGAatagtaaaagtactcactgtgCAGTAATACTGTGCCTCTTAGTGTTTTACTATCATATCGGATGTTTTTGGATTGATAtcactgcatgtgcatgttgcatttaactgctgtagatgtttaaggttgcGCTAATTTTAACCACTTTATACACTGTTGAGAAGTTGAATCTGCAGCAGTGCATCTTATTTTATAAGTGTATGATTATTAGTgctgctgtcctgtgagaaccacgcaTCTctaaagtcaacttttcatgagaaaaacagcctgttttcagctctgtgacaaTGCATTTTTCAGCTAATCCAAGAGGTTTTAGATGTAATCCTGCAGTTTATCACTAAAATTCAAtatcaccaaatttggagatgcatggttttcactggacatttgcataaaatggaaataattcaTTTCAACTCAATTCAATACTGAAACTTGACAGATGTCTTTGTCTTAATTGGTCAAAGGCACCATTTACAGTACATGGCCTCACCTTCATGTCATAAGAATTCATCGTATagcatgtttttaatgatgcTTCTGAAGCA encodes:
- the LOC143322869 gene encoding histone H4 transcription factor, producing MMTTKRLDNFEVVCEWASCSFKGHTMEELSDHMSLHLKDYLGDNDALEELDEYACLWNGCEFLSMGSPAELEVHAYFHNYHGKLKFIGSQLLKSRPDLPSCNQGLHSNNLVPEGSDGYVCQWEHCDSTFNNPEWFYRHVDNHVESAEPQSLPQQQQALFCHWTGCDAFFKIRYRLREHMRSHTQERLVACPTCGSMFSSNTKLFDHLHRQAEPVESLVCEHCGKAFSSERLLRDHVRQHVNQVKCPFCDMTCTTLAALKIHIRFRHCDERPFPCDFCDKRFKNQRDLQKHTEVHNEGTVYHCTVEGCDYSCHTFQTMSHHFKRVHEVGGMSKYKCHICDKVFSWCYTLTLHLRKKHELKWPSGHSRFRYRKDVDGFLKVNMVRFETVEVTKEIMKNMAKKPQSLRKSQRTSSRNKTAAVPPESGRSSPAGSSSPSSSSSSSYSSELSGGEDVSSQPSPRGSDSPVYCVMSTIPHIEEEPGGLAQEDCDGSGTSGAVQALTEVARGLGMDVV
- the LOC143323613 gene encoding uncharacterized protein LOC143323613, which encodes MHQHTHRHALTPILHQPSTILPAPMGPLDSKLNMHLPRGTTRPSFVPVTVFHRDAQKSFRSTKRGRWGALHVCIAWKIYYQEQLKKMQKKPAHPSTSPPDSVQHTESDQTSNLGKTAENVQEFNRSYPSDLHTSSPCHSREREKLDWEKLEQPSNLHWKERLAEEKHRGQQADRAKDSPLRDKSWDPAVTPEPGSRRSGSLDRKRPLECDGFMEVKRMKQGIEDNQFDPSHTHPHLHTAPVQHISDLSASYPDSSRCNVSRAPAGLVSYTGVEMYPYQAASWEQMRDVHKTLDLHRRRTALKDYSVNTCKAIRVPLVAQRQKEAFHGFFAPPLYLPLALRQQETVYLRGREFLHSRHENCHLQCCRHQLLYPGFMATPYLGLQGLCDRKGEQLFP